The proteins below come from a single Triticum aestivum cultivar Chinese Spring chromosome 5D, IWGSC CS RefSeq v2.1, whole genome shotgun sequence genomic window:
- the LOC123123944 gene encoding beta-fructofuranosidase, insoluble isoenzyme 4 isoform X2: MNDPCGPMYYNGVYHEFYQYNPDGAFDPNDSLMNMVWGHSVSTDLINWIGLEPAIKPDIPSDICGCWTGSATILFGVQPVIIYTGLIDRKANQVQNIALPKNRSDPYLREWAKVGSNPVIQHVIPGLNSSHFRDPTTGWIGPDGLWRIAVGAEVNGIGTALLYKSEDFMSWTRIERPLYSNNALNMWECLDFFAVVPGSNNGLDMSSEIPSGAKHVLKVSINSCDMYIVGVYDLKRDEFVPDTVQDDNRLWTRIDYGTFYASKSFFDSKHGRRVIWAWSNETDSYSDDIAKGWAGIHSIPRTIWLDGDGKQLIQWPVEEIESLRINEINHQGLELKKGDLFEIKGIDTLQADVEIDFEPTSIDDAETFDPSWLFDPRKQCREADASVHGGIGPFGLVILASDNMEEHTAVHFRVYKSEQKYIILMCSDLRRSSLRPGLYTPAYGGFFEFDLENEKRISLRTLIDRSAVESFGSGGRICITARVYPVALVDDGAAHMYAFNNGSTTVRVPQLRAWSMKRAQVNVMKGGSVIDA, translated from the exons ATGAACG ATCCATGTG GACCAATGTACTACAATGGCGTCTACCATGAATTCTACCAGTATAACCCCGATGGCGCCTTTGACCCCAATGACTCCCTTATGAACATGGTTTGGGGCCATTCGGTTTCAACAGACCTCATCAACTGGATCGGTCTTGAACCGGCAATCAAACCAGATATCCCAAGTGACATATGCGGTTGTTGGACCGGCTCAGCCACAATTCTATTTGGTGTTCAACCGGTCATCATATACACTGGTCTCATCGACAGGAAGGCGAATCAGGTCCAAAACATTGCGCTTCCCAAAAACCGTTCTGATCCATACCTGAGGGAATGGGCCAAAGTAGGCAGTAACCCAGTGATCCAACATGTCATACCAGGCTTGAACTCGAGCCATTTCAGGGATCCGACAACCGGTTGGATTGGACCGGATGGACTATGGAGAATAGCAGTTGGTGCTGAGGTGAACGGCATCGGTACTGCACTTCTGTACAAGAGTGAAGACTTTATGAGTTGGACTAGAATTGAACGCCCGCTGTATTCAAACAATGCCCTCAATATGTGGGAGTGCCTGGATTTCTTCGCCGTAGTGCCGGGAAGTAACAATGGACTGGACATGTCTTCAGAAATTCCAAGTGGCGCCAAGCATGTCCTCAAAGTGAGCATCAATTCCTGTGACATGTACATAGTTGGGGTGTATGATCTCAAACGTGATGAATTTGTGCCAGACACCGTCCAAGATGACAATCGGCTGTGGACGAGGATCGATTATGGTACTTTCTATGCTTCAAAATCGTTCTTTGACTCCAAACACGGCAGGAGAGTCATATGGGCTTGGAGTAACGAGACAGATAGTTATTCAGATGATATAGCAAAAGGCTGGGCAGGAATCCAT TCAATCCCCAGGACAATTTGGTTAGATGGCGATGGCAAGCAGTTGATCCAATGGCCAGTTGAAGAGATTGAGTCCCTTCGAATAAATGAAATCAACCATCAAGGACTAGAGCTGAAAAAGGGAGATCTATTTGAGATTAAGGGAATCGACACTTTGCAG GCTGACGTTGAGATAGATTTTGAGCCGACGTCCATCGATGACGCCGAAACTTTTGATCCTTCCTGGCTTTTTGACCCCCGAAAGCAGTGCCGGGAGGCGGATGCATCGGTTCATGGTGGCATAGGGCCATTTGGACTTGTTATTCTGGCCTCTGAcaacatggaggagcacactgcagtgCATTTCAGGGTTTACAAATCAGAGCAAAAGTACATTATCCTCATGTGCTCTGATCTTAGAAG GTCTTCCCTGAGACCAGGACTGTACACACCAGCCTATGGAGGCTTCTTTGAATTTGACCTTGAAAATGAAAAAAGGATATCCCTCAGGACTCTG ATTGACCGGTCCGCCGTGGAGAGCTTCGGCAGCGGTGGCAGGATCTGCATCACGGCCAGAGTTTATCCGGTGGCACTTGTCGACGACGGCGCCGCCCACATGTATGCTTTCAACAATGGAAGTACCACGGTGAGAGTGCCACAGCTAAGGGCATGGAGCATGAAGAGAGCACAGGTGAATGTGATGAAGGGTGGAAGTGTGATCGATGCTTAG
- the LOC123123944 gene encoding beta-fructofuranosidase, insoluble isoenzyme 4 isoform X3, which yields MAMAMEGSLDLPVSSPPPYFCRACDSFSIQAWPCSNGERGFSYPQSPKVPSIVSERYRTAYHFQPPRNWMNDPCGPMYYNGVYHEFYQYNPDGAFDPNDSLMNMVWGHSVSTDLINWIGLEPAIKPDIPSDICGCWTGSATILFGVQPVIIYTGLIDRKANQVQNIALPKNRSDPYLREWAKVGSNPVIQHVIPGLNSSHFRDPTTGWIGPDGLWRIAVGAEVNGIGTALLYKSEDFMSWTRIERPLYSNNALNMWECLDFFAVVPGSNNGLDMSSEIPSGAKHVLKVSINSCDMYIVGVYDLKRDEFVPDTVQDDNRLWTRIDYGTFYASKSFFDSKHGRRVIWAWSNETDSYSDDIAKGWAGIHSIPRTIWLDGDGKQLIQWPVEEIESLRINEINHQGLELKKGDLFEIKGIDTLQADVEIDFEPTSIDDAETFDPSWLFDPRKQCREADASVHGGIGPFGLVILASDNMEEHTAVHFRVYKSEQKYIILMCSDLRRSSLRPGLYTPAYGGFFEFDLENEKRISLRTLIDRSAVESFGSGGRICITARVYPVALVDDGAAHMYAFNNGSTTVRVPQLRAWSMKRAQVNVMKGGSVIDA from the exons ATGGCGATGGCCATGGAAG GCTCGCTCGACTTGCCTGTATCTTCTCCACCACCATACTTTTGCAGAGCCTG TGACTCTTTTTCTATACAA GCATGGCCCTGCAGCAATGGAGAGAGAGGCTTCTCCTACCCCCAGTCTCCAAAGGTCCCCTCCATTGTCAGCGAGAGGTACAGGACTGCCTACCACTTCCAGCCTCCAAGGAACTGGATGAACG ATCCATGTG GACCAATGTACTACAATGGCGTCTACCATGAATTCTACCAGTATAACCCCGATGGCGCCTTTGACCCCAATGACTCCCTTATGAACATGGTTTGGGGCCATTCGGTTTCAACAGACCTCATCAACTGGATCGGTCTTGAACCGGCAATCAAACCAGATATCCCAAGTGACATATGCGGTTGTTGGACCGGCTCAGCCACAATTCTATTTGGTGTTCAACCGGTCATCATATACACTGGTCTCATCGACAGGAAGGCGAATCAGGTCCAAAACATTGCGCTTCCCAAAAACCGTTCTGATCCATACCTGAGGGAATGGGCCAAAGTAGGCAGTAACCCAGTGATCCAACATGTCATACCAGGCTTGAACTCGAGCCATTTCAGGGATCCGACAACCGGTTGGATTGGACCGGATGGACTATGGAGAATAGCAGTTGGTGCTGAGGTGAACGGCATCGGTACTGCACTTCTGTACAAGAGTGAAGACTTTATGAGTTGGACTAGAATTGAACGCCCGCTGTATTCAAACAATGCCCTCAATATGTGGGAGTGCCTGGATTTCTTCGCCGTAGTGCCGGGAAGTAACAATGGACTGGACATGTCTTCAGAAATTCCAAGTGGCGCCAAGCATGTCCTCAAAGTGAGCATCAATTCCTGTGACATGTACATAGTTGGGGTGTATGATCTCAAACGTGATGAATTTGTGCCAGACACCGTCCAAGATGACAATCGGCTGTGGACGAGGATCGATTATGGTACTTTCTATGCTTCAAAATCGTTCTTTGACTCCAAACACGGCAGGAGAGTCATATGGGCTTGGAGTAACGAGACAGATAGTTATTCAGATGATATAGCAAAAGGCTGGGCAGGAATCCAT TCAATCCCCAGGACAATTTGGTTAGATGGCGATGGCAAGCAGTTGATCCAATGGCCAGTTGAAGAGATTGAGTCCCTTCGAATAAATGAAATCAACCATCAAGGACTAGAGCTGAAAAAGGGAGATCTATTTGAGATTAAGGGAATCGACACTTTGCAG GCTGACGTTGAGATAGATTTTGAGCCGACGTCCATCGATGACGCCGAAACTTTTGATCCTTCCTGGCTTTTTGACCCCCGAAAGCAGTGCCGGGAGGCGGATGCATCGGTTCATGGTGGCATAGGGCCATTTGGACTTGTTATTCTGGCCTCTGAcaacatggaggagcacactgcagtgCATTTCAGGGTTTACAAATCAGAGCAAAAGTACATTATCCTCATGTGCTCTGATCTTAGAAG GTCTTCCCTGAGACCAGGACTGTACACACCAGCCTATGGAGGCTTCTTTGAATTTGACCTTGAAAATGAAAAAAGGATATCCCTCAGGACTCTG ATTGACCGGTCCGCCGTGGAGAGCTTCGGCAGCGGTGGCAGGATCTGCATCACGGCCAGAGTTTATCCGGTGGCACTTGTCGACGACGGCGCCGCCCACATGTATGCTTTCAACAATGGAAGTACCACGGTGAGAGTGCCACAGCTAAGGGCATGGAGCATGAAGAGAGCACAGGTGAATGTGATGAAGGGTGGAAGTGTGATCGATGCTTAG
- the LOC123123944 gene encoding beta-fructofuranosidase, insoluble isoenzyme 4 isoform X1 → MFRLIDCRLARLACIFSTTILLQSLAWPCSNGERGFSYPQSPKVPSIVSERYRTAYHFQPPRNWMNDPCGPMYYNGVYHEFYQYNPDGAFDPNDSLMNMVWGHSVSTDLINWIGLEPAIKPDIPSDICGCWTGSATILFGVQPVIIYTGLIDRKANQVQNIALPKNRSDPYLREWAKVGSNPVIQHVIPGLNSSHFRDPTTGWIGPDGLWRIAVGAEVNGIGTALLYKSEDFMSWTRIERPLYSNNALNMWECLDFFAVVPGSNNGLDMSSEIPSGAKHVLKVSINSCDMYIVGVYDLKRDEFVPDTVQDDNRLWTRIDYGTFYASKSFFDSKHGRRVIWAWSNETDSYSDDIAKGWAGIHSIPRTIWLDGDGKQLIQWPVEEIESLRINEINHQGLELKKGDLFEIKGIDTLQADVEIDFEPTSIDDAETFDPSWLFDPRKQCREADASVHGGIGPFGLVILASDNMEEHTAVHFRVYKSEQKYIILMCSDLRRSSLRPGLYTPAYGGFFEFDLENEKRISLRTLIDRSAVESFGSGGRICITARVYPVALVDDGAAHMYAFNNGSTTVRVPQLRAWSMKRAQVNVMKGGSVIDA, encoded by the exons ATGTTTCGCCTGATTGATTGCAGGCTCGCTCGACTTGCCTGTATCTTCTCCACCACCATACTTTTGCAGAGCCTG GCATGGCCCTGCAGCAATGGAGAGAGAGGCTTCTCCTACCCCCAGTCTCCAAAGGTCCCCTCCATTGTCAGCGAGAGGTACAGGACTGCCTACCACTTCCAGCCTCCAAGGAACTGGATGAACG ATCCATGTG GACCAATGTACTACAATGGCGTCTACCATGAATTCTACCAGTATAACCCCGATGGCGCCTTTGACCCCAATGACTCCCTTATGAACATGGTTTGGGGCCATTCGGTTTCAACAGACCTCATCAACTGGATCGGTCTTGAACCGGCAATCAAACCAGATATCCCAAGTGACATATGCGGTTGTTGGACCGGCTCAGCCACAATTCTATTTGGTGTTCAACCGGTCATCATATACACTGGTCTCATCGACAGGAAGGCGAATCAGGTCCAAAACATTGCGCTTCCCAAAAACCGTTCTGATCCATACCTGAGGGAATGGGCCAAAGTAGGCAGTAACCCAGTGATCCAACATGTCATACCAGGCTTGAACTCGAGCCATTTCAGGGATCCGACAACCGGTTGGATTGGACCGGATGGACTATGGAGAATAGCAGTTGGTGCTGAGGTGAACGGCATCGGTACTGCACTTCTGTACAAGAGTGAAGACTTTATGAGTTGGACTAGAATTGAACGCCCGCTGTATTCAAACAATGCCCTCAATATGTGGGAGTGCCTGGATTTCTTCGCCGTAGTGCCGGGAAGTAACAATGGACTGGACATGTCTTCAGAAATTCCAAGTGGCGCCAAGCATGTCCTCAAAGTGAGCATCAATTCCTGTGACATGTACATAGTTGGGGTGTATGATCTCAAACGTGATGAATTTGTGCCAGACACCGTCCAAGATGACAATCGGCTGTGGACGAGGATCGATTATGGTACTTTCTATGCTTCAAAATCGTTCTTTGACTCCAAACACGGCAGGAGAGTCATATGGGCTTGGAGTAACGAGACAGATAGTTATTCAGATGATATAGCAAAAGGCTGGGCAGGAATCCAT TCAATCCCCAGGACAATTTGGTTAGATGGCGATGGCAAGCAGTTGATCCAATGGCCAGTTGAAGAGATTGAGTCCCTTCGAATAAATGAAATCAACCATCAAGGACTAGAGCTGAAAAAGGGAGATCTATTTGAGATTAAGGGAATCGACACTTTGCAG GCTGACGTTGAGATAGATTTTGAGCCGACGTCCATCGATGACGCCGAAACTTTTGATCCTTCCTGGCTTTTTGACCCCCGAAAGCAGTGCCGGGAGGCGGATGCATCGGTTCATGGTGGCATAGGGCCATTTGGACTTGTTATTCTGGCCTCTGAcaacatggaggagcacactgcagtgCATTTCAGGGTTTACAAATCAGAGCAAAAGTACATTATCCTCATGTGCTCTGATCTTAGAAG GTCTTCCCTGAGACCAGGACTGTACACACCAGCCTATGGAGGCTTCTTTGAATTTGACCTTGAAAATGAAAAAAGGATATCCCTCAGGACTCTG ATTGACCGGTCCGCCGTGGAGAGCTTCGGCAGCGGTGGCAGGATCTGCATCACGGCCAGAGTTTATCCGGTGGCACTTGTCGACGACGGCGCCGCCCACATGTATGCTTTCAACAATGGAAGTACCACGGTGAGAGTGCCACAGCTAAGGGCATGGAGCATGAAGAGAGCACAGGTGAATGTGATGAAGGGTGGAAGTGTGATCGATGCTTAG
- the LOC778386 gene encoding beta-fructofuranosidase, insoluble isoenzyme 4 isoform X2: MYYNGIYHEFYQYNPDGSFNPNTSYNIVWGHSVSTDLVNWITLEPAIEPDTPNDIKGCWSGSATIVSGDQPVIIYTGVIDIEKHQVQNIALPKNRSDPYLREWTKAGNNPVIQSGVPGLNSGQFRDPTTGWIGPDGLWRIAVGAQLNGYGAALLYKSEDFLNWTRVDHPLYSSNASIMFECLDFFAVLPGSNNGLDMSSAIPNGAKHVLKMGMNFGEDVYVIGVYDLKRDAFVPDTDDSRLWPRIDYGNFYASKTFFDSKHGRRIIWAWTTETDSSSDDIAKGWAGIYSFPRTIWLDNDGKRLLQWPVEEIESLRINEINHQELELKKGDLFEIKGIDTLQADVEIDFELTSIDDADPFNPSWLFDTEKHCREADASVHGGIGPFGLVILASDNMEEQTVVHFRVYRSQKNYMILMCSDLRRSSLTPGLDTPAYGGFFEFDLEKERKISLRTLIDRSAVESFGGGGRVCIMARVYPVSLVDDDHQPHMYAFNNGSATVRVPHLMAWSMRRAQVSV; this comes from the exons ATGTACTACAATGGCATCTACCATGAATTCTACCAATATAAccccgatggctccttcaatcccAATACCTCCTATAACATAGTTTGGGGCCATTCGGTTTCAACAGACCTCGTCAACTGGATCACTCTTGAGCCCGCAATAGAACCGGATACCCCAAATGACATAAAAGGTTGCTGGTCCGGCTCAGCCACAATTGTATCTGGTGATCAACCGGTCATCATATACACTGGCGTCATCGACATAGAGAAGCATCAGGTCCAAAACATCGCGCTTCCGAAAAACCGGTCTGATCCGTACCTGAGGGAATGGACCAAAGCAGGCAATAACCCAGTGATCCAATCAGGTGTACCGGGCTTGAACTCGGGGCAGTTCAGGGATCCGACAACCGGTTGGATCGGACCGGACGGACTATGGAGAATAGCAGTTGGTGCTCAGCTGAACGGCTACGGTGCTGCACTTTTGTACAAGAGTGAAGACTTCTTGAACTGGACTAGAGTTGACCACCCACTGTATTCATCCAATGCCTCCATTATGTTTGAGTGCCTGGATTTCTTTGCAGTATTGCCGGGAAGTAACAATGGACTGGACATGTCTTCAGCAATTCCAAATGGCGCCAAGCATGTTCTCAAAATGGGCATGAATTTCGGCGAAGACGTGTACGTGATAGGGGTTTATGATCTCAAACGTGATGCCTTTGTGCCAGATACTGATGACAGTCGGCTATGGCCGAGGATCGATTATGGCAATTTCTATGCTTCAAAAACGTTCTTTGACTCGAAACATGGAAGGAGGATCATATGGGCTTGGACTACCGAGACAGATAGTTCTTCAGATGATATTGCAAAAGGCTGGGCAGGAATCTAT TCATTCCCCAGGACAATTTGGTTAGACAACGATGGCAAACGGTTGCTGCAATGGCCAGTTGAAGAGATTGAATCCCTTCGAATAAATGAAATCAACCATCAAGAACTAGAGCTGAAGAAGGGGGATCTATTTGAGATTAAGGGAATTGACACTTTGCAG GCTGACGTCGAGATTGATTTCGAGCTGACGTCAATTGATGACGCCGACCCTTTTAATCCTTCCTGGCTTTTTGACACCGAGAAGCATTGCCGGGAAGCGGATGCATCGGTTCATGGCGGCATAGGGCCATTTGGACTTGTTATTCTGGCCTCCGACAACATGGAGGAGCAAACTGTTGTGCACTTCAGAGTCTACAGATCACAGAAAAATTATATGATCCTCATGTGCTCTGATCTAAGAAG GTCTTCCCTGACACCAGGACTGGACACACCGGCCTATGGAGGCTTCTTTGAATTTGACCTTGAAAAGGAAAGGAAGATCTCTCTCAGAACTCTG ATTGATCGGTCTGCGGTGGAGAGCTTCGGTGGCGGTGGCAGGGTCTGCATCATGGCGAGAGTTTACCCAGTGTCACTTGTCGACGACGACCACCAGCCCCACATGTATGCCTTTAACAATGGCAGTGCAACTGTCAGAGTTCCTCACCTCATGGCGTGGAGCATGAGGAGAGCACAAGTGAGCGTTTAA
- the LOC778386 gene encoding beta-fructofuranosidase, insoluble isoenzyme 4 isoform X1: protein MLLLSTCSCFMSVFTASWLGGLACIFSTSLLFQILVRPCSNGGGLFFCPQSPNAPSILSSKDRTAYHFQPPKNWINDPCGPMYYNGIYHEFYQYNPDGSFNPNTSYNIVWGHSVSTDLVNWITLEPAIEPDTPNDIKGCWSGSATIVSGDQPVIIYTGVIDIEKHQVQNIALPKNRSDPYLREWTKAGNNPVIQSGVPGLNSGQFRDPTTGWIGPDGLWRIAVGAQLNGYGAALLYKSEDFLNWTRVDHPLYSSNASIMFECLDFFAVLPGSNNGLDMSSAIPNGAKHVLKMGMNFGEDVYVIGVYDLKRDAFVPDTDDSRLWPRIDYGNFYASKTFFDSKHGRRIIWAWTTETDSSSDDIAKGWAGIYSFPRTIWLDNDGKRLLQWPVEEIESLRINEINHQELELKKGDLFEIKGIDTLQADVEIDFELTSIDDADPFNPSWLFDTEKHCREADASVHGGIGPFGLVILASDNMEEQTVVHFRVYRSQKNYMILMCSDLRRSSLTPGLDTPAYGGFFEFDLEKERKISLRTLIDRSAVESFGGGGRVCIMARVYPVSLVDDDHQPHMYAFNNGSATVRVPHLMAWSMRRAQVSV from the exons ATGCTGCTGCTGTCGACTTGCTCTTGCTTCATGTCTGTCTTCACAGC CAGCTGGCTTGGTGGCCTTGCGTGCATCTTCTCCACCAGCCTTCTCTTCCAAATCCTG GTACGGCCCTGCAGCAATGGAGGAGGACTCTTCTTCTGCCCACAGTCTCCAAATGCCCCCTCCATCCTCAGCAGCAAGGACAGGACTGCCTACCACTTCCAGCCTCCCAAAAACTGGATCAACG ATCCATGTG GACCAATGTACTACAATGGCATCTACCATGAATTCTACCAATATAAccccgatggctccttcaatcccAATACCTCCTATAACATAGTTTGGGGCCATTCGGTTTCAACAGACCTCGTCAACTGGATCACTCTTGAGCCCGCAATAGAACCGGATACCCCAAATGACATAAAAGGTTGCTGGTCCGGCTCAGCCACAATTGTATCTGGTGATCAACCGGTCATCATATACACTGGCGTCATCGACATAGAGAAGCATCAGGTCCAAAACATCGCGCTTCCGAAAAACCGGTCTGATCCGTACCTGAGGGAATGGACCAAAGCAGGCAATAACCCAGTGATCCAATCAGGTGTACCGGGCTTGAACTCGGGGCAGTTCAGGGATCCGACAACCGGTTGGATCGGACCGGACGGACTATGGAGAATAGCAGTTGGTGCTCAGCTGAACGGCTACGGTGCTGCACTTTTGTACAAGAGTGAAGACTTCTTGAACTGGACTAGAGTTGACCACCCACTGTATTCATCCAATGCCTCCATTATGTTTGAGTGCCTGGATTTCTTTGCAGTATTGCCGGGAAGTAACAATGGACTGGACATGTCTTCAGCAATTCCAAATGGCGCCAAGCATGTTCTCAAAATGGGCATGAATTTCGGCGAAGACGTGTACGTGATAGGGGTTTATGATCTCAAACGTGATGCCTTTGTGCCAGATACTGATGACAGTCGGCTATGGCCGAGGATCGATTATGGCAATTTCTATGCTTCAAAAACGTTCTTTGACTCGAAACATGGAAGGAGGATCATATGGGCTTGGACTACCGAGACAGATAGTTCTTCAGATGATATTGCAAAAGGCTGGGCAGGAATCTAT TCATTCCCCAGGACAATTTGGTTAGACAACGATGGCAAACGGTTGCTGCAATGGCCAGTTGAAGAGATTGAATCCCTTCGAATAAATGAAATCAACCATCAAGAACTAGAGCTGAAGAAGGGGGATCTATTTGAGATTAAGGGAATTGACACTTTGCAG GCTGACGTCGAGATTGATTTCGAGCTGACGTCAATTGATGACGCCGACCCTTTTAATCCTTCCTGGCTTTTTGACACCGAGAAGCATTGCCGGGAAGCGGATGCATCGGTTCATGGCGGCATAGGGCCATTTGGACTTGTTATTCTGGCCTCCGACAACATGGAGGAGCAAACTGTTGTGCACTTCAGAGTCTACAGATCACAGAAAAATTATATGATCCTCATGTGCTCTGATCTAAGAAG GTCTTCCCTGACACCAGGACTGGACACACCGGCCTATGGAGGCTTCTTTGAATTTGACCTTGAAAAGGAAAGGAAGATCTCTCTCAGAACTCTG ATTGATCGGTCTGCGGTGGAGAGCTTCGGTGGCGGTGGCAGGGTCTGCATCATGGCGAGAGTTTACCCAGTGTCACTTGTCGACGACGACCACCAGCCCCACATGTATGCCTTTAACAATGGCAGTGCAACTGTCAGAGTTCCTCACCTCATGGCGTGGAGCATGAGGAGAGCACAAGTGAGCGTTTAA